One window from the genome of Blastocatellia bacterium encodes:
- the rpmE gene encoding 50S ribosomal protein L31: MKSGIHPEYVEAIVTCACGETWRTRSTKREIHLEICSACHPFFTGKQKYVDSAGRVERFQKKYRESNKKTDKG; encoded by the coding sequence GTGAAGAGCGGCATTCATCCAGAATATGTCGAAGCCATTGTGACCTGCGCCTGTGGTGAGACCTGGCGCACGCGCTCGACCAAACGAGAAATCCACCTGGAAATCTGCTCGGCCTGCCATCCCTTCTTCACCGGGAAACAAAAATATGTGGATAGCGCCGGTCGAGTGGAGCGATTCCAGAAGAAATATCGCGAAAGCAACAAAAAGACGGATAAAGGGTAA